One genomic region from Stackebrandtia nassauensis DSM 44728 encodes:
- a CDS encoding fumarate hydratase, with translation MSDDFAYTDLLPLGSDDTEYRHLGTEGVEVVEAAGRRLLTVDGDALSRLAAEAMHDISHLLRPAHLRQLASILDDPEASGNDKFVALDLLKNANIAAGGVLPMCQDTGTAIVMGKRGRHVLTDGRDAEHLSCGVYRAYRDLNLRYSQMAPLNMWDEKNTGTNLPAQVELYAEGDDAYKFLFMAKGGGSANKSFLYQETKAVLNPTRMMQFLEEKLRALGTAACPPYHLAIVVGGTSAEFALKTAKYASAHYLDTLPTTGSESGHGFRDLDLEKQVLELTRQFGIGAQFGGKYFCHDVRVVRLPRHGASCPVAIAVSCSADRQMLGKVTAEGLFLEKLEKDPARYLPDTTGEDLGGDVVQVDLNRPMDEIRAELSRYPVKTRLSLTGPLVVARDIAHAKIAERLDAGEAMPQYLRDHAVYYAGPAKTPAGYASGSFGPTTAGRMDSYVERFQAAGGSLVMLAKGNRSKQVTDACQAHGGFYLGSIGGPAARLAKDCIKSVEVLEYPELGMEAVWKIEVADFPAFIVVDDKGNDFFAKTSKPTLTISTR, from the coding sequence ATGAGCGACGACTTCGCCTATACCGACCTGCTTCCCCTCGGGTCCGACGACACCGAGTACCGGCACCTGGGTACCGAGGGTGTCGAGGTGGTGGAGGCCGCGGGCCGCAGGCTGCTGACCGTCGACGGCGACGCCCTGTCCCGGTTGGCCGCTGAGGCCATGCACGACATCTCGCACCTGCTGCGCCCCGCGCACCTGCGGCAGCTCGCGTCGATCCTCGACGACCCCGAGGCCTCCGGCAACGACAAGTTCGTCGCGCTGGACCTGCTGAAGAACGCCAACATCGCCGCCGGTGGCGTGCTGCCGATGTGCCAGGACACCGGAACCGCGATCGTCATGGGCAAACGGGGACGCCACGTCCTCACCGACGGCCGCGACGCCGAACACCTCAGCTGCGGCGTCTATCGCGCCTACCGCGACCTGAACCTGCGGTACTCGCAGATGGCACCGCTGAACATGTGGGACGAGAAGAACACCGGCACGAACCTGCCCGCCCAGGTCGAGCTGTACGCCGAGGGCGACGACGCCTACAAGTTCCTGTTCATGGCCAAGGGCGGCGGCAGTGCCAACAAGTCGTTCCTGTACCAGGAGACCAAGGCCGTGTTGAATCCGACGCGGATGATGCAGTTCCTGGAGGAGAAGCTGCGCGCCCTGGGCACCGCGGCCTGCCCGCCCTACCACCTGGCCATCGTGGTGGGCGGCACCAGCGCCGAGTTCGCCCTCAAGACCGCCAAGTACGCCTCGGCGCACTACCTGGACACGCTGCCGACCACCGGATCCGAGTCCGGGCACGGCTTCCGGGACCTGGACTTGGAGAAGCAGGTGCTGGAGCTGACCCGGCAGTTCGGCATCGGCGCCCAGTTCGGCGGCAAGTACTTCTGCCACGACGTGCGCGTCGTCCGGCTGCCGAGGCACGGCGCCTCCTGTCCGGTCGCGATCGCGGTGTCCTGTTCGGCCGACCGGCAGATGCTCGGCAAGGTCACCGCCGAGGGACTGTTCCTGGAGAAGCTCGAGAAGGACCCGGCCCGGTACCTGCCCGACACCACCGGCGAGGACCTCGGCGGCGACGTCGTCCAGGTCGACCTGAACCGGCCCATGGACGAGATCCGCGCCGAACTGTCGCGCTACCCGGTCAAGACCCGGCTGTCGCTGACCGGCCCGCTGGTCGTGGCCCGCGACATCGCGCACGCCAAGATCGCCGAACGGCTCGACGCGGGCGAGGCGATGCCGCAGTACCTGCGCGACCACGCCGTCTACTACGCCGGTCCCGCCAAGACCCCCGCCGGTTACGCCTCCGGCTCCTTCGGCCCCACCACCGCCGGACGGATGGACTCCTACGTGGAGCGGTTCCAGGCGGCGGGCGGCTCGCTGGTCATGCTGGCCAAGGGAAACCGTTCCAAACAGGTCACCGACGCCTGCCAGGCCCACGGCGGCTTCTACCTCGGCTCGATCGGCGGCCCGGCCGCCCGGCTGGCCAAGGACTGCATCAAATCCGTTGAGGTGCTTGAATACCCGGAGCTGGGCATGGAGGCGGTGTGGAAGATCGAGGTCGCCGACTTCCCGGCCTTCATCGTCGTGGACGACAAGGGCAACGACTTCTTCGCCAAGACCTCCAAGCCGACCCTGACGATCAGCACCCGCTGA
- a CDS encoding LCP family protein: protein MAERTSGRLAKYARPRKAPLWSKIVLGLGCVLLVLSGGAIAFGKTLLNKIDSIQQEDILGNKDADGEVDGPLNLLMVGADLRPKSGEPARADTIMILHIDKDLEQANIVSIPRDLRVEIPDCGDGQPCTDKINASYTYGGSKPKDGAANLAKTITNNFGVEFDGVALVNFEGFLDVVKEFGGIDLCLPHDLDTKHGGVYKKGCQRYKPDDALAIVRERYAWPDGDYGRQRMQQHFVKQLLKEADKQGYVSNPTKVGGLIDQVGKQLILDLGGIKTSNYAIALRGIKAGDMESVKLPSESQTIDGISYVVIQEGQQKQDADSLFDAIKDDTLSQWLKDHPDYLNKDPSEKDKK from the coding sequence GTGGCAGAACGCACCTCAGGCCGCCTGGCGAAATACGCCCGGCCCAGGAAGGCGCCGCTGTGGTCGAAGATCGTCCTCGGCCTCGGCTGCGTCCTCCTCGTGCTGTCCGGCGGAGCCATCGCCTTCGGCAAGACCCTGCTGAACAAGATCGACAGCATCCAGCAGGAGGACATCCTCGGCAACAAGGACGCCGACGGGGAGGTCGACGGCCCGCTGAACCTGCTCATGGTCGGGGCCGACCTGCGACCCAAGTCCGGCGAACCCGCCCGTGCCGACACGATCATGATCCTGCACATCGACAAGGACCTCGAGCAGGCCAACATCGTGTCGATCCCGCGCGACCTGCGGGTGGAGATCCCCGACTGCGGTGACGGCCAGCCCTGCACCGACAAGATCAACGCCTCCTACACCTACGGCGGCTCCAAACCCAAGGACGGCGCCGCCAACCTCGCCAAGACCATCACCAACAACTTCGGCGTCGAGTTCGACGGCGTCGCGCTGGTCAACTTCGAGGGCTTCCTCGACGTCGTCAAGGAGTTCGGCGGCATCGACCTGTGCCTGCCGCACGACCTCGACACCAAACACGGCGGCGTCTACAAGAAGGGCTGCCAGCGCTACAAGCCTGACGACGCGCTGGCGATCGTCCGGGAGCGCTACGCCTGGCCGGACGGCGACTACGGCCGTCAGCGGATGCAGCAGCACTTCGTCAAGCAACTGCTGAAGGAAGCCGACAAGCAGGGCTACGTCAGCAACCCCACCAAGGTCGGCGGGCTCATCGACCAGGTCGGCAAGCAGCTGATCCTGGACCTGGGCGGCATCAAGACGTCCAACTACGCCATCGCGTTGCGCGGCATCAAGGCGGGCGACATGGAGAGCGTCAAACTCCCCAGCGAGTCGCAGACCATCGACGGCATCTCCTACGTCGTGATCCAGGAGGGCCAGCAGAAGCAGGACGCCGATTCGCTGTTCGACGCGATCAAGGACGACACGCTCTCGCAGTGGCTCAAGGACCACCCCGACTACCTGAACAAGGACCCGTCGGAGAAGGACAAGAAGTGA
- a CDS encoding LCP family protein, translating to MTASMVTVGYTKMMLDKVNDSVHSKDLLGNSGGGGDIKGPLNFLMIGTDQRVGSKAEARTDSIMVLHVNSSLTEATIVSIPRDLRVEIANCGTLFSSPCQTKINDAYPAGGPSVEGSVSNLAETVTHLTGVSFDGAAIVNFEGFLDVVKTLGSVELCLPMEMTPAHAKGQTFPKGCNDYGYADALGIVRERYAYDPTNPEFDPSWGIGDYGRQHMQQHFVKQLLKRAAEKGYLSDPTKVGDLIARIGDQLTLDLGGHTPVDFAFALRGIKPEALATVKIPSEPADIEGVSYVVTQPGEQQETADRLYEAIRSDDLDKWIPENNEWVNKDD from the coding sequence ATGACAGCCTCGATGGTCACCGTCGGGTACACGAAGATGATGCTCGACAAGGTCAACGACTCCGTGCACAGCAAGGACCTGCTGGGCAACTCTGGGGGCGGCGGCGATATCAAGGGGCCGTTGAACTTCCTCATGATCGGCACCGACCAGCGGGTCGGTTCCAAGGCCGAGGCGCGTACCGACTCGATCATGGTCCTGCACGTCAACTCCAGCCTCACCGAGGCCACCATCGTGTCGATCCCGCGCGACCTGCGCGTCGAGATCGCCAACTGCGGCACCCTGTTCTCCAGCCCCTGCCAGACCAAGATCAACGACGCCTACCCGGCGGGCGGGCCCTCGGTGGAGGGCTCGGTGTCGAACCTGGCCGAGACCGTCACCCATCTGACCGGCGTCAGCTTCGACGGCGCCGCCATCGTCAACTTCGAGGGCTTCCTGGACGTGGTCAAGACGCTGGGCAGCGTCGAGCTGTGCCTGCCGATGGAGATGACCCCGGCGCACGCGAAGGGGCAGACCTTCCCCAAGGGCTGCAACGACTACGGCTACGCCGACGCGCTGGGGATCGTGCGGGAGCGCTACGCCTACGACCCGACGAACCCGGAGTTCGACCCGTCCTGGGGCATCGGCGACTACGGCCGTCAGCACATGCAGCAGCACTTCGTGAAACAGCTGCTCAAGCGCGCCGCCGAGAAGGGCTACCTGTCCGATCCGACGAAGGTCGGCGACCTCATCGCCCGCATCGGCGACCAGCTGACCCTCGACCTGGGCGGGCACACCCCCGTCGACTTCGCCTTCGCGCTGCGCGGGATCAAGCCCGAGGCGCTGGCCACGGTGAAGATCCCCTCCGAACCGGCCGACATCGAGGGCGTGTCGTACGTGGTCACGCAGCCGGGGGAGCAACAGGAGACGGCGGACCGGCTGTACGAGGCGATCCGCTCCGACGACCTGGACAAATGGATCCCCGAGAACAACGAATGGGTCAACAAGGACGACTGA
- a CDS encoding LCP family protein gives MSSYRSGSDRPRASARVPSGPRATGGHQYSGKTYGGGGGPRVKPPTNTARMVVLTCLVVSLIFTLGGIGAWGYAKSLNSGLDRFDAFDGVSDRPEDDDGLNILVLGSDSRNPDSTKDSRADTIMIAHVPSNGEKAYMISLPRDLWVNVPAAGDWGGGKNKLNSASFFGGVPLMVQTVEGYTDVHIDHVIEIDFNGLIKVVDALGGVTMNVEEADAPDYATPGKLTSIHKYKGKEPRTWKAGKQTLDGESALDYVRQRKQFNEGDFARMRHQRELLKAMMDKATSAGIITSPGSLTDFLSSVTDAVKVDKEFDLISTGVSLSSLRSKDLVFMVSPNIPNGYDEATGQSIVESDKEKASALYKAIAADDMASWAKDHPKDVKGS, from the coding sequence ATGAGTAGCTACCGCTCCGGTTCCGACCGTCCCCGCGCCAGCGCGCGCGTACCGTCGGGGCCGCGTGCCACCGGTGGTCACCAGTACTCCGGCAAGACCTACGGCGGTGGCGGCGGACCGCGGGTGAAGCCGCCGACCAACACCGCCCGCATGGTGGTACTGACCTGTCTGGTCGTCTCGCTGATCTTCACGCTCGGCGGGATCGGCGCCTGGGGCTACGCGAAGTCGCTCAACAGCGGCCTGGACCGCTTCGACGCCTTCGACGGCGTCAGCGACCGGCCCGAGGACGACGACGGGCTCAACATCCTGGTGCTGGGCAGCGACTCCCGCAACCCCGACTCCACCAAGGACAGCCGCGCCGACACGATCATGATCGCGCACGTGCCGTCCAACGGCGAGAAGGCGTACATGATCTCGCTGCCGCGCGACCTGTGGGTGAACGTCCCGGCCGCCGGCGACTGGGGCGGCGGCAAGAACAAGCTCAACTCGGCGTCGTTCTTCGGCGGCGTCCCGCTGATGGTGCAGACCGTCGAAGGCTACACCGACGTCCACATCGACCACGTCATCGAGATCGACTTCAATGGACTCATCAAGGTCGTCGACGCGCTGGGCGGCGTCACGATGAACGTCGAGGAGGCCGACGCCCCCGACTACGCCACGCCCGGCAAGCTCACCTCGATCCACAAGTACAAGGGCAAGGAACCCCGGACCTGGAAGGCGGGCAAGCAGACCCTCGACGGTGAGTCCGCTTTGGACTACGTCCGGCAGCGCAAGCAGTTCAACGAGGGCGACTTCGCGCGGATGCGGCACCAGCGCGAACTGCTGAAGGCCATGATGGACAAGGCGACCAGCGCGGGGATCATCACCTCGCCCGGCTCGCTGACCGACTTCCTGTCCTCGGTCACCGACGCGGTGAAGGTGGACAAGGAGTTCGACCTGATCTCCACCGGGGTGTCGCTGTCGAGCCTGCGCTCCAAGGACCTGGTCTTCATGGTCAGTCCCAACATCCCCAACGGCTACGACGAGGCCACTGGCCAGAGCATCGTGGAGTCCGACAAGGAGAAGGCCTCGGCGCTGTACAAGGCCATCGCGGCCGACGACATGGCGTCCTGGGCCAAGGACCATCCCAAGGACGTCAAGGGCTCCTGA
- a CDS encoding sugar transferase, protein MLNSRASTWHGPYVLLLLAFDYMAALIASVLTVSVISRFSDLIDTPAAGFYVVRDGVSSISPMFYIVAYWLLPLTWVLVLWGNGAYDRRYLGIGTDEFKRVVRSAAIIVSVVAILTVFTKTNVSRAALFTALGVAFINISLLRFGARRVLHSLRAKGRAIQRMLLVGAYPDTIEVHNAVTRTTYAGMVPVGIYLTEGAASVRGLETPVPIFSNRDVVELAADLDADTIAVCGSASTEPGELRRLAWQLEGTGRDLVVAPQLTDIAGPRVHIRPVEGLPLLHVEEPTLSGLSWLVKNVLDRITAAVGLLLLTPVLAAIAIYIKATSPGPVFFRQPRVGMEGRTFHCWKFRTMYIDAEERQAALMMQNESDGLLFKIKDDPRVTSAGKFLRKTSLDELPQLINVLKGEMSLVGPRPLPADNGDFLGDVRRRLLVRPGITGLWQVSGRSDLSWDDAVRLDLFYVDNWSLTTDLQILLRTIAVVLRRRGAY, encoded by the coding sequence ATGCTCAACTCCAGAGCCTCCACCTGGCATGGACCGTACGTGCTGCTGCTGCTGGCCTTCGACTACATGGCCGCGCTGATCGCCTCGGTGCTGACCGTCAGCGTCATCAGCAGGTTCTCCGACCTCATCGACACCCCGGCCGCCGGTTTCTACGTCGTCCGCGACGGCGTCTCCAGCATCTCGCCGATGTTCTACATCGTCGCCTACTGGCTGCTGCCGCTGACCTGGGTGCTGGTGCTGTGGGGCAACGGCGCCTATGACCGCCGCTACCTGGGCATCGGCACCGACGAGTTCAAACGCGTGGTGCGCTCGGCGGCCATCATCGTGTCGGTGGTCGCGATCCTGACCGTCTTCACCAAGACCAACGTCTCCCGTGCCGCGCTGTTCACCGCGCTGGGAGTCGCGTTCATCAACATCTCGCTGCTGCGGTTCGGCGCCCGCCGGGTGCTGCACTCGCTGCGCGCCAAGGGCCGGGCGATCCAGCGGATGCTGCTGGTCGGCGCCTACCCCGACACCATCGAAGTGCACAACGCCGTCACCCGCACCACCTACGCGGGCATGGTCCCGGTGGGCATCTACCTCACCGAGGGCGCCGCGTCGGTGCGCGGCCTGGAGACCCCGGTGCCGATCTTCTCCAACCGGGACGTGGTCGAACTGGCCGCCGACCTGGACGCCGACACCATCGCGGTGTGCGGCAGCGCCAGCACCGAACCCGGTGAACTGCGCCGGCTGGCCTGGCAGCTGGAGGGCACCGGCCGCGATCTCGTGGTGGCGCCGCAGCTGACCGACATCGCCGGGCCGCGCGTCCACATCCGCCCGGTCGAGGGACTGCCGCTGCTGCACGTGGAGGAACCCACGTTGTCCGGCCTGTCCTGGCTGGTCAAGAACGTGCTCGACCGGATCACCGCCGCCGTGGGCCTGCTGCTGCTGACCCCGGTGCTGGCCGCCATCGCGATCTACATCAAGGCCACCAGCCCCGGACCGGTGTTCTTCCGGCAGCCCCGGGTCGGCATGGAGGGCCGCACGTTCCACTGCTGGAAGTTCCGCACCATGTACATCGACGCCGAGGAACGACAGGCGGCGTTGATGATGCAGAACGAGTCCGACGGGCTGCTGTTCAAGATCAAGGACGACCCGCGCGTCACCAGCGCCGGGAAGTTCCTGCGCAAGACCTCGCTGGACGAACTGCCGCAGCTGATCAACGTGCTCAAGGGCGAGATGTCGCTGGTCGGTCCCCGGCCGCTGCCCGCCGACAACGGCGACTTCCTCGGCGACGTCCGCAGGCGGCTGCTGGTGCGGCCCGGCATCACCGGGCTGTGGCAGGTCTCGGGCCGGTCCGACCTGTCCTGGGACGACGCGGTGCGGCTCGACCTGTTCTACGTCGACAACTGGTCGCTGACCACCGACCTGCAGATCCTGCTGCGGACCATCGCGGTCGTGCTGCGCCGCCGGGGCGCGTACTAG
- a CDS encoding O-antigen ligase family protein, whose product MLTILSVATALIAASAMAWLALSLRGSSPRSLFLGVSIPLLGMIAWTYGATPIVVWAVQGGIGLVALAWTYPWLRDAGKLPRVGAFWLAVPAWFIGALAPLLLGGFTVAAQRVVYGGFAVAIILLVLAAADATRNRALRSDADGSDVSVGLAAGFLLCLALLMLTGATQVLAAEHWTVGGQWGHEMQNRFWGGPWLGYHPNFIGLTAVMVAMRIGPDPRFTRTQRLAACGVAAFLLLLVESRTSFIVAFVAAGVFALGHLARGGVSWWRPWRWVASAAARRVTGMALAPLLATAIVFAFAGGTDMLLKNRYDDQQSGSVDGLLSGRAEIWGDMLADYADGSIAELAFGNPDNARGVHLTITDPEHPDYETQAKHTADNAAIGVLFRSGVVGLAAFTLGLVLLIRHVFRRGSPPWVPIAVAALLVGGLTEDEIASTAPAWLLVCAAELAAVRARPNRWWPQPDAEEDTGQTRLNVPVPTSPKG is encoded by the coding sequence GTGTTGACGATACTCAGTGTCGCCACGGCGCTCATCGCTGCGAGTGCGATGGCCTGGCTCGCCTTGAGTTTGCGCGGCAGCTCGCCGCGAAGCCTGTTTCTCGGCGTCTCGATTCCTTTGCTGGGAATGATCGCATGGACCTACGGCGCCACGCCGATCGTGGTGTGGGCCGTCCAGGGCGGCATCGGTCTCGTCGCGCTGGCCTGGACCTATCCCTGGCTGCGCGACGCGGGGAAGCTGCCCCGCGTCGGCGCGTTCTGGCTGGCCGTCCCGGCCTGGTTCATCGGCGCGCTGGCGCCGCTGTTGCTCGGCGGGTTCACCGTCGCCGCCCAGCGGGTCGTCTACGGCGGCTTCGCGGTGGCGATCATCCTGCTGGTCCTCGCCGCCGCCGACGCCACCCGCAACCGGGCGCTGCGCTCGGACGCCGACGGTTCCGACGTGTCGGTGGGACTGGCCGCCGGTTTCCTGCTGTGCCTGGCGCTGTTGATGCTCACCGGCGCCACCCAGGTGCTGGCCGCCGAACACTGGACCGTCGGTGGCCAGTGGGGCCACGAGATGCAGAACCGGTTCTGGGGCGGACCGTGGCTGGGCTACCACCCGAACTTCATCGGCCTGACCGCCGTCATGGTGGCGATGCGGATCGGCCCCGACCCCCGCTTCACCCGGACGCAGCGGCTGGCCGCCTGCGGCGTGGCCGCGTTCCTGTTGCTGCTGGTGGAATCCCGCACCTCCTTCATCGTCGCGTTCGTGGCCGCCGGGGTGTTCGCGCTCGGCCACCTGGCCCGCGGCGGCGTCTCCTGGTGGCGGCCGTGGCGGTGGGTCGCCTCGGCCGCGGCACGACGGGTCACCGGGATGGCGCTGGCGCCGCTGTTGGCCACCGCCATCGTGTTCGCGTTCGCGGGCGGCACCGACATGCTGCTGAAGAACCGCTACGACGACCAGCAGTCCGGTTCCGTCGACGGCCTGCTGTCCGGGCGCGCCGAGATCTGGGGCGACATGCTGGCCGACTACGCCGACGGCTCGATCGCCGAGCTGGCCTTCGGCAACCCGGACAACGCCCGCGGCGTCCACCTCACCATCACCGATCCCGAGCACCCCGACTACGAGACCCAGGCCAAACACACCGCCGACAACGCCGCCATCGGCGTGCTGTTCCGCTCCGGCGTGGTGGGCCTGGCCGCCTTCACCCTCGGGCTGGTGCTGTTGATACGGCACGTCTTCCGGCGCGGCTCACCGCCGTGGGTGCCGATCGCGGTGGCGGCGCTGCTGGTCGGCGGGCTCACCGAGGACGAGATCGCGTCCACCGCCCCGGCCTGGCTGCTGGTGTGCGCGGCCGAACTGGCGGCGGTCAGGGCCCGGCCGAACCGTTGGTGGCCACAGCCCGATGCCGAGGAGGACACTGGGCAAACTCGCCTGAACGTCCCAGTGCCGACATCCCCGAAAGGCTGA
- a CDS encoding glycosyltransferase family 4 protein → MKVVIAHNRYSSAQPSGENSMVDNEIRQLTEAGVEVVPFQRSSDEIASLSLPGKVALAASPIYSRSTQKELTRLIQTEKPDVFHLHNPYPFLSPAVVRTAQKLGVPAVQTVHNYRQVCMSAMYFRDGHMCHDCKGKSFALPGIKHGCYRGSRAQSVIMATTLAVNRSTWRGIDRYIALTDHIADHLRDYGISSEQIRVKPNSIPDPGVHDETGSGFMYLGRLSPEKGVGLLLEAWRRHPEGALGTLSIIGDGPDRAMVESAAAARSDIDFVGPLPHDEIAGRLRSAAALVVSSLCEDVLPTVVIEALSNARPVLTTDLGGPPRMIGDAGVIVEPTADGMARGLTDMHRTAASLSEVARKRYLSTFAPEVVVSRQLDIYAELSAGTRD, encoded by the coding sequence GTGAAGGTCGTTATCGCGCACAACAGGTACTCCTCGGCACAGCCGTCCGGAGAGAACTCCATGGTGGACAACGAGATCCGCCAGCTCACCGAGGCCGGGGTGGAGGTGGTGCCGTTCCAGCGTTCCAGCGACGAGATCGCGTCGCTGTCGTTGCCGGGCAAGGTGGCGCTGGCCGCGTCGCCGATCTACTCGCGTAGCACCCAGAAGGAGCTGACCCGGCTGATCCAGACCGAGAAGCCGGACGTGTTCCACCTGCACAACCCGTACCCGTTCCTGTCCCCGGCGGTGGTGCGCACCGCGCAGAAGCTGGGCGTGCCCGCCGTGCAGACCGTCCACAACTACCGGCAGGTGTGCATGAGCGCCATGTACTTCCGGGACGGTCACATGTGCCACGACTGCAAGGGGAAGTCCTTCGCGCTGCCGGGCATCAAGCACGGCTGCTACCGGGGTTCGCGGGCCCAGAGCGTCATCATGGCCACGACGCTGGCGGTCAACCGCTCGACCTGGCGCGGCATCGACCGCTACATCGCGCTGACCGACCACATCGCCGATCACCTGCGGGACTACGGCATCAGCTCCGAGCAGATCCGGGTGAAACCCAACTCGATCCCCGACCCCGGCGTGCACGACGAGACCGGTTCCGGCTTCATGTACCTGGGTCGGCTGTCGCCGGAGAAGGGCGTCGGGCTGCTGCTGGAGGCGTGGCGGCGGCACCCCGAGGGCGCGCTGGGCACGCTGTCGATCATCGGCGACGGCCCGGATCGCGCAATGGTCGAGTCGGCGGCGGCCGCCCGCTCCGACATCGACTTCGTGGGTCCGCTGCCGCACGACGAGATAGCCGGACGGCTGCGCTCGGCGGCCGCCCTGGTGGTGTCCTCGCTGTGCGAGGACGTGCTGCCGACCGTCGTCATCGAGGCGCTGTCCAACGCGCGTCCGGTGCTGACCACCGATCTGGGCGGTCCGCCGCGCATGATCGGCGACGCCGGTGTCATCGTCGAGCCCACCGCGGACGGCATGGCGCGGGGCCTGACCGACATGCACCGCACGGCGGCGTCATTGTCCGAAGTGGCCCGTAAGCGCTACCTGAGCACCTTCGCGCCCGAGGTGGTCGTGTCGCGGCAGCTGGACATCTACGCCGAGCTCTCGGCGGGTACCAGGGACTGA
- a CDS encoding CDP-alcohol phosphatidyltransferase family protein, whose translation MSRTDLRYADFLSNNRGGNLFTYVVNQRIGAFFALQAHRAGLAPTVLTLINLVFSLGAAVTIIAVAASAADGEVTWWPIAIAAAVAWQIAYSLDCSDGQLARAAGLSSPAGKRIDILCDVAAQGAFCAAVAAVAVAYSPDVPAWFIAAFASLWMVNLVTSILQTGESSGSIVTSKKLVFELVKLVRDTGVIVLLVPIVLIVYPEGMVWLMALFTVVNGLFLLASIAFTAKNALRT comes from the coding sequence ATGAGCCGAACCGATTTGCGCTACGCCGACTTCCTGTCCAACAACCGCGGCGGAAATCTATTCACTTATGTCGTCAACCAGCGCATCGGCGCCTTCTTCGCGCTACAGGCGCACCGGGCCGGGCTGGCGCCCACGGTGCTGACCCTCATCAACCTGGTGTTCTCGCTGGGCGCGGCGGTCACGATCATCGCGGTGGCGGCCTCGGCCGCCGACGGCGAGGTGACCTGGTGGCCGATCGCGATCGCCGCCGCCGTCGCCTGGCAGATCGCCTATTCTCTGGACTGCTCGGACGGACAGCTGGCCCGCGCGGCCGGACTCAGCTCGCCGGCGGGCAAACGCATCGACATCCTGTGCGATGTGGCTGCGCAAGGTGCATTCTGCGCGGCGGTTGCCGCTGTTGCCGTGGCCTATTCACCCGACGTTCCCGCTTGGTTCATCGCCGCCTTCGCTTCGCTGTGGATGGTGAACCTAGTGACGTCCATTCTGCAAACGGGCGAGTCCTCCGGCTCGATCGTGACCTCGAAGAAGTTGGTCTTCGAGCTCGTCAAACTCGTCCGGGACACCGGAGTGATCGTCCTGTTGGTGCCGATCGTCCTAATTGTCTACCCGGAGGGCATGGTGTGGTTGATGGCATTGTTCACTGTGGTCAACGGGTTGTTCCTGTTGGCCAGCATCGCGTTCACGGCGAAGAACGCCCTGCGAACATGA
- a CDS encoding CBS domain-containing protein, translated as MQVKDAMSTTVLSIGPAHTLRKAAALMSARRVGAAVVVDPDAEGHGILTERDIMDSLAAGLDPDVERVGAHLTKDLVFAIPTWTLQEAAAAMVRGGFRHLIVVEGGEVVGVLSVRDVVRVWTKSTGRIPAELT; from the coding sequence ATGCAGGTCAAGGACGCTATGAGCACCACAGTGTTGTCCATTGGTCCAGCACACACGCTCCGAAAGGCGGCCGCGCTGATGTCGGCGCGGCGCGTGGGTGCAGCGGTCGTCGTCGATCCCGACGCCGAGGGGCACGGAATTCTCACCGAGCGGGACATCATGGACTCCCTCGCCGCCGGACTGGACCCGGACGTGGAACGGGTCGGCGCCCACCTCACCAAGGACCTGGTCTTCGCGATTCCTACCTGGACACTCCAGGAGGCCGCGGCGGCGATGGTGCGCGGTGGCTTCCGGCACCTCATCGTCGTCGAGGGCGGAGAGGTCGTCGGAGTGCTCTCGGTTCGCGACGTCGTTCGAGTGTGGACTAAATCGACCGGAAGAATTCCGGCCGAGCTGACGTGA